TTCCATAAGGTTAAGTTTCCCCTGCTGAAGGCCTTCTACGTTGTTTACTACGCTAGCACCAACAAGAAGGGCATATCCTCCACGGAGCTTAGCCGAAAGCTGGGGCTACGCCAGAAGACCTGCTGGCTGTTTAAGCAAAAGGTGATGGTTGCCATGAGGAGCAGCGGGCGGTCGTTGCTGCAGGGCAAGGTCGAGGTGGACGAAACGGTTGTTGGGGGGCAGGAGGAGGGTGTGGTTGGGCGCAAGAACGGAAAGAAGCAGCTGGTTGTATTTGCCATTGAGCGTAAGGGTAAGGGGGTAAGCCGGCTGTATGGCAAGGTGGTAAAGAATGCGAGCGCACGGGAGCTGGGCGGGTTTATGAAGCAAACCATCGATAAGGCCGCAGAGGTCAAAACGGATGCGTGGATGGGCTATGCTCCGCTAAAAGCACACTTCGGGGGCCTAAAGCAAGTCCCCTCTGGCAGGAAAGGGGAGAGCTTCCCCGACCTGCATAGGGTTATCATGGGGTTCAAGGGCTGGCTAAGGGGGATGCACCACCATGCAGAACTTTTACAATCCTATATCGATGAGTATACCTACCGATTTAACCGTAGC
The nucleotide sequence above comes from Williamwhitmania sp.. Encoded proteins:
- a CDS encoding IS1595 family transposase; its protein translation is MEKKFDSLTIFEFQQRFPDEDACLAYLARKKWGDGYVCPRCGNTKFCKGEKEHNRQCTRCRYISSPTSGTLFHKVKFPLLKAFYVVYYASTNKKGISSTELSRKLGLRQKTCWLFKQKVMVAMRSSGRSLLQGKVEVDETVVGGQEEGVVGRKNGKKQLVVFAIERKGKGVSRLYGKVVKNASARELGGFMKQTIDKAAEVKTDAWMGYAPLKAHFGGLKQVPSGRKGESFPDLHRVIMGFKGWLRGMHHHAELLQSYIDEYTYRFNRS